One stretch of Alcaligenes aquatilis DNA includes these proteins:
- a CDS encoding type 1 glutamine amidotransferase domain-containing protein: MKILMILTSHDQLGNTGQKTGFWLEEFAAPYYVFKDAGAQITVASPQGGQVPLDPKSDDPAAQTDDTRRFKDDPTAQSVLAETQKLMDVVATDFDAVFYPGGHGPLWDLAEDPTSIALIETMLAAGKPVAAVCHAPGVLRHVKSADGTPLVRGKSVTGFANSEEEAVGLTDVVPFLVEDMLKGNGGNYSKGSDWQPHVVSDGLLISGQNPASSRPAAEALLKMLG, from the coding sequence ATGAAGATTTTGATGATTCTTACTTCGCACGATCAACTGGGCAACACTGGCCAAAAAACGGGTTTCTGGCTGGAGGAGTTCGCCGCGCCTTACTACGTCTTTAAGGACGCGGGCGCGCAGATCACGGTCGCCTCGCCGCAGGGTGGACAAGTGCCACTGGACCCAAAGAGCGATGATCCAGCGGCGCAAACCGATGACACCCGCCGTTTCAAGGATGATCCGACGGCTCAGTCCGTATTGGCCGAGACGCAAAAGCTCATGGACGTTGTGGCCACCGATTTTGATGCCGTGTTCTATCCGGGCGGCCATGGGCCTTTGTGGGATCTGGCCGAAGATCCCACATCGATCGCATTGATCGAAACCATGCTGGCCGCAGGCAAGCCGGTTGCTGCCGTCTGCCACGCTCCAGGCGTGTTGCGCCATGTGAAATCGGCTGACGGCACACCGCTGGTTCGAGGCAAGTCGGTTACAGGTTTTGCCAACAGCGAGGAAGAGGCTGTCGGTCTGACCGACGTCGTGCCATTTCTGGTGGAAGATATGTTGAAAGGAAATGGTGGCAATTACAGCAAAGGCAGCGACTGGCAACCTCATGTGGTCAGCGATGGCTTGCTGATCTCCGGTCAGAATCCGGCGTCATCCAGACCCGCCGCCGAGGCCTTGCTGAAGATGTTGGGGTGA
- a CDS encoding SDR family NAD(P)-dependent oxidoreductase — translation MGLACAQALAAEGVQVTLVSRSEHKLQEAAKQIEASIGAAAKWIAADLSQAADRKTVAAACSDIDILVTNAGGHPSMPFAQLETSHWQAALEQNFLAAVELIQAVCALGPMFVGRSCWAKGLGVVGLSVGS, via the coding sequence TTGGGGCTGGCGTGTGCCCAGGCACTAGCCGCTGAAGGCGTGCAAGTCACCCTGGTATCTCGCAGCGAACACAAGTTGCAAGAAGCCGCCAAACAGATTGAAGCCTCTATTGGTGCCGCAGCCAAATGGATTGCCGCCGATCTTTCTCAGGCGGCCGACAGAAAAACCGTAGCTGCCGCGTGCTCGGACATCGACATTCTGGTGACCAATGCGGGCGGGCATCCGTCTATGCCTTTTGCTCAGTTGGAGACTTCTCATTGGCAAGCCGCTCTGGAGCAAAACTTCCTTGCTGCAGTCGAGTTAATTCAGGCTGTATGCGCGCTAGGGCCGATGTTTGTTGGGCGTAGTTGTTGGGCGAAAGGTTTAGGAGTCGTGGGTCTTAGCGTGGGTAGCTGA
- a CDS encoding ABC transporter ATP-binding protein, whose protein sequence is MSLTMNQHVKDGEVLLQAEGLSKRFGGLQALSDVSFSIRKGDIYGLIGPNGAGKTTLFNVMTGLYIPESGRCAFAGRNLTDCKPHQIAESGFARTFQNIRLFGSLSALENVMIGRHVRTRAGVLGAVMRNRATRQEEEQIEARAYELLDYVGIAQHANEIARSLSYGDQRRLEIARALATDPMLLALDEPAAGMNPSETVVLRQLIEKIRGDGITVLLIEHDMKLVMGLCDRVLVLEYGKVLAEGKPAQVQHNPRVIEAYLGAGAAKDMGITVEEEKS, encoded by the coding sequence ATGAGTCTGACCATGAACCAACACGTAAAAGACGGTGAGGTGCTGCTGCAGGCAGAAGGCTTGTCCAAACGCTTCGGTGGTTTGCAGGCCTTGTCCGACGTCAGTTTCAGCATTCGCAAGGGCGATATCTACGGTCTGATCGGTCCGAACGGAGCGGGTAAAACCACGCTGTTCAATGTGATGACGGGCTTGTACATCCCCGAGTCGGGCCGCTGTGCCTTTGCCGGTCGCAACCTGACCGACTGCAAACCCCATCAAATCGCTGAGTCCGGTTTTGCGCGTACCTTCCAGAACATCCGCTTGTTCGGCAGCCTGTCTGCCCTGGAAAACGTCATGATCGGCCGCCACGTCCGCACCCGTGCTGGCGTGCTGGGGGCCGTGATGCGTAATCGTGCTACCCGTCAGGAAGAAGAGCAGATCGAGGCCCGCGCCTACGAGCTGCTGGATTACGTCGGCATTGCCCAGCACGCCAACGAGATTGCGCGCTCCCTGTCCTATGGCGACCAACGTCGCCTGGAAATCGCCCGTGCACTGGCAACGGATCCTATGCTGTTGGCACTGGACGAACCCGCTGCCGGCATGAACCCGTCCGAGACTGTCGTCCTGCGCCAATTGATTGAAAAAATCCGTGGTGACGGCATTACCGTCCTGCTGATCGAACACGATATGAAGCTGGTGATGGGCCTGTGTGATCGAGTTCTGGTGCTGGAGTATGGAAAGGTACTAGCCGAAGGCAAACCCGCCCAAGTCCAACACAACCCGCGTGTGATTGAAGCCTATCTGGGCGCAGGTGCCGCCAAAGACATGGGTATTACCGTTGAAGAGGAAAAGTCATGA
- a CDS encoding branched-chain amino acid ABC transporter permease, translating into MEILIQQLINGLTVGSVYALVALGYTMVYGIIGLINFAHGDVVMVGAMLATTVVLSLVGADPAGLSAWLMVGLALLAAIPVCMGIGWTAERYAYRPLRRAPRLAALITAIGVSFIVQNLAMMIWGRNYLSFPHIIEPMVFQLGEARISLLQILIIVGAAAIMSGLMVLVHRTRLGTAMRATAQNREVAGLMGVNINTVISAAFVIGSALAAVAGVMIVTYYGVAQYTMGFMLGLKAFTAAVLGGIGNLGGAMLGGLLLGLIEALGAGYIGDLTNGVFGSNYQDVFSFIVLILVLIFRPSGLLGERVGDRA; encoded by the coding sequence ATGGAAATCCTGATACAACAACTAATAAATGGCCTGACCGTGGGCAGTGTCTACGCCCTGGTGGCGCTGGGCTACACCATGGTGTATGGAATTATTGGCCTGATTAATTTTGCGCACGGTGATGTCGTCATGGTTGGGGCGATGCTGGCTACGACAGTGGTGTTGTCGTTGGTCGGCGCGGACCCGGCAGGGCTGTCCGCCTGGCTGATGGTGGGACTGGCTCTTCTGGCCGCGATTCCGGTCTGCATGGGCATAGGCTGGACGGCAGAGCGTTATGCCTATCGTCCCTTGCGTCGTGCTCCCCGTCTGGCGGCATTGATCACGGCTATCGGTGTGTCCTTTATTGTGCAGAATCTGGCCATGATGATCTGGGGGCGCAATTATTTGAGCTTCCCGCACATTATTGAGCCGATGGTGTTCCAACTGGGCGAAGCGCGCATCAGCTTGCTGCAAATTCTGATTATTGTTGGTGCCGCTGCGATCATGTCCGGCCTGATGGTGCTGGTGCACCGTACCCGTCTGGGCACGGCCATGCGTGCCACCGCCCAGAACCGGGAAGTGGCCGGTTTGATGGGGGTGAACATCAATACGGTGATCTCCGCAGCCTTTGTGATTGGCTCGGCCTTGGCGGCTGTCGCAGGCGTCATGATCGTGACCTACTACGGTGTTGCCCAATACACCATGGGCTTCATGCTGGGCCTGAAAGCCTTTACAGCCGCTGTTTTGGGTGGCATTGGCAATTTGGGCGGCGCCATGCTGGGGGGCTTGCTGCTGGGCCTGATCGAAGCTTTGGGCGCTGGCTATATCGGTGACCTGACCAATGGGGTCTTTGGCAGTAACTATCAGGATGTGTTCTCTTTTATCGTGCTGATCCTGGTGCTGATTTTCCGTCCCTCGGGCTTATTGGGTGAACGTGTGGGAGATCGCGCATGA
- a CDS encoding VIT1/CCC1 transporter family protein, whose amino-acid sequence MRHTERHKTHRTGWLRAAVLGANDGIVSTASLVLGVAATGASAKSILVAGVASLVAGAMSMAAGEYVSVSSQADTENADLAREKAELAKDPEQEHAELTAIYVNRGLDENLASNVATQLMAHDALGAHARDELGISETLAAKPVQAALASATTFAAGALLPLLVVLLLPTATLMWYVAGSSLLFLALLGLIAAKAGGAPLFVSTARVTFWGALAMGLTAGVGALFGVAA is encoded by the coding sequence ATGAGACATACAGAAAGACACAAGACGCACCGGACAGGATGGCTTCGTGCTGCGGTTCTTGGTGCGAATGACGGGATTGTCTCTACAGCAAGCTTGGTCTTGGGTGTGGCCGCCACAGGAGCAAGCGCAAAGAGCATTCTTGTGGCCGGCGTTGCCAGCCTGGTCGCTGGGGCCATGTCTATGGCGGCGGGTGAGTATGTGTCGGTCAGCTCCCAAGCCGATACAGAGAATGCGGATCTGGCCCGCGAGAAGGCAGAGTTGGCTAAGGACCCCGAACAAGAACATGCAGAGCTCACTGCTATTTATGTCAATCGGGGCTTGGATGAAAACCTGGCTTCAAATGTAGCGACCCAGCTCATGGCTCACGACGCACTCGGGGCCCATGCACGAGACGAGCTTGGCATATCCGAGACCTTGGCGGCCAAACCGGTACAGGCTGCACTGGCCTCCGCTACGACGTTTGCAGCCGGCGCCCTGCTTCCTTTGCTTGTGGTTCTGCTGCTGCCAACGGCTACACTCATGTGGTATGTCGCAGGCAGCTCACTGCTTTTTCTGGCACTGTTAGGCTTGATCGCTGCCAAGGCAGGCGGCGCTCCTCTATTTGTCTCGACCGCCCGCGTGACCTTCTGGGGGGCATTGGCGATGGGACTGACGGCTGGCGTCGGTGCCTTGTTTGGCGTTGCTGCTTAA
- a CDS encoding ABC transporter ATP-binding protein — translation MSTEPLMLDIRGLDVAYGGIRAVRGLDLRVGKGELVCLIGANGAGKSTTLRAITGLVPAAAGQIEHQGESIIGLPSHQLVRRGVVMVPEGRGIFPQLTIEENLAMGAYTRKDHHEVRQDIERIYTLFPRLAERKKQSAGTLSGGEQQMVAMGRAMISRPSLLLLDEPSMGLAPIMVERIFELIQTIAKEGVTILLIEQNARLALELGDRGYVMESGQIILEGPAAQLLHDPKVRAAYLGEEDFAA, via the coding sequence ATGAGCACAGAACCGTTGATGCTGGATATTCGGGGTCTGGATGTAGCTTATGGCGGCATTCGGGCGGTACGCGGCCTGGACCTGCGAGTGGGCAAGGGTGAACTGGTTTGCTTGATTGGTGCCAACGGCGCCGGTAAAAGCACCACGCTGCGAGCGATCACAGGCCTGGTGCCTGCGGCTGCAGGACAGATCGAACATCAAGGTGAAAGCATCATCGGCCTGCCATCGCACCAACTGGTGCGCCGTGGGGTGGTCATGGTGCCAGAAGGGCGGGGGATTTTTCCGCAACTGACGATCGAAGAAAACCTGGCCATGGGGGCGTATACCCGTAAGGACCACCACGAAGTCCGCCAGGATATCGAGCGTATCTATACCTTGTTCCCGCGTCTGGCCGAGCGTAAGAAACAATCGGCAGGGACTTTGTCCGGTGGGGAGCAGCAGATGGTGGCCATGGGACGAGCCATGATATCCCGGCCTTCATTGCTGCTGCTGGATGAGCCGTCCATGGGCTTGGCGCCGATCATGGTTGAACGGATTTTTGAACTGATCCAGACGATTGCTAAAGAAGGCGTGACGATTTTGCTGATTGAGCAGAATGCGCGCTTGGCTTTAGAACTTGGGGATCGAGGCTATGTGATGGAATCAGGCCAGATTATCCTGGAAGGCCCGGCTGCGCAGTTGCTGCATGACCCGAAGGTGAGGGCGGCTTATCTGGGGGAAGAGGATTTTGCTGCGTAA
- a CDS encoding ABC transporter permease subunit, translated as MSLNQTLSGAGSKQRPATPAKVWVGALLIGVVLAILPFVLGMAGQSWVRTLNFALLYVMLALGLNIVVGFAGLLDLGYIAFYAVGAYVWAMLASPHFGLHLPFWMVLPAGIALAAVFGVLLGFPVLRLRGDYLAIVTLGFGEIIRIFMNNLDAPVNITNGPQGINRVDTFKIGDFIFGKAETLFGIRITGPEKYYYLLLLITLLIVFICVRLQHSRIGRAWEAIREDEIAAKAMGINTRNVKLLAFAMGATFGGVAGGLFASMQGFVSPESFSLTESISVLCMVVLGGMGHIPGVIVGALLLSVFPELLRSVVVPLQQSVFGDVILDPDGIRMLLFGFALVLVMIYRPEGLWPSAVRRRERKMKQVQA; from the coding sequence ATGAGTCTGAATCAAACCCTAAGTGGCGCTGGCTCCAAACAGCGTCCCGCAACACCCGCTAAAGTCTGGGTCGGTGCGCTTCTTATCGGTGTGGTGCTGGCCATTCTGCCGTTTGTTTTGGGGATGGCCGGTCAAAGCTGGGTCCGCACGCTGAACTTTGCCCTGCTGTATGTGATGCTGGCCCTGGGCCTGAACATTGTGGTGGGCTTTGCGGGTTTGCTGGATCTGGGCTATATCGCCTTCTATGCCGTTGGGGCCTATGTCTGGGCCATGTTGGCCTCACCACATTTTGGTCTGCACTTGCCGTTCTGGATGGTGCTGCCAGCCGGGATCGCCTTGGCGGCCGTATTCGGTGTGCTGCTGGGCTTTCCGGTGCTGCGCTTGCGAGGCGACTATCTGGCCATTGTGACGCTGGGATTCGGAGAAATTATCCGTATCTTCATGAATAACCTGGATGCGCCCGTCAATATCACCAACGGCCCGCAAGGGATCAACCGGGTCGATACCTTCAAGATTGGCGACTTCATTTTCGGCAAGGCGGAAACCCTGTTTGGCATACGGATTACCGGGCCAGAGAAATACTATTACCTGCTCCTGCTGATCACGCTGTTGATTGTGTTTATCTGCGTACGCTTGCAGCACTCCCGTATTGGCCGTGCCTGGGAAGCCATTCGTGAAGACGAAATCGCGGCCAAGGCCATGGGGATCAATACCCGTAACGTCAAACTGCTGGCGTTTGCGATGGGTGCAACGTTTGGTGGCGTGGCAGGGGGCTTGTTTGCCTCCATGCAAGGCTTCGTCAGCCCAGAGAGTTTCAGCCTGACCGAATCGATCTCCGTGCTGTGCATGGTGGTGCTGGGCGGCATGGGCCATATCCCTGGTGTGATCGTGGGGGCCTTGCTGCTCTCCGTATTCCCGGAGCTGTTGCGCTCGGTTGTGGTTCCGCTGCAGCAAAGCGTGTTTGGTGATGTGATTCTGGATCCGGACGGCATTCGTATGCTGCTGTTTGGCTTTGCCCTGGTACTGGTCATGATCTATCGCCCTGAAGGCCTGTGGCCCTCTGCGGTGCGTCGTCGTGAGCGCAAAATGAAGCAGGTGCAAGCATGA